A single genomic interval of Syntrophobotulus glycolicus DSM 8271 harbors:
- the ispG gene encoding flavodoxin-dependent (E)-4-hydroxy-3-methylbut-2-enyl-diphosphate synthase, protein MQRRKSTEVRVGHVVIGAGNPIIVQSMTNTDTRNVKETLKQITRLAEAGCQIVRVAVPDQGAAAALKTICGQSRLPVIADIHFDYKLALEAVENGVQGLRINPGNIGEKWKIREVIKAVQEKGLPIRIGVNAGSLEKDLLESHGGPTAVGLVESALRHVRILEEEGYDHLKISLKASSVPLMLDAYRQIAGLVPYSLHLGVTEAGTVRSGVVKSAVGIGTLLAEGIGDTIRVSLTGDPAAEIPIALDILQVLGLRDKGTELISCPTCGRTQVNIERMAEQVEEKLSKLPPLKKKLSVAVMGCIVNGPGEAREADIGIAGGKGSGLLFQKGEIIARLPEKELLPALFARIDEFVKDYSQKGLEKE, encoded by the coding sequence TTGCAGCGAAGAAAAAGCACGGAGGTCAGAGTCGGTCATGTTGTCATTGGTGCCGGAAATCCGATTATTGTCCAATCCATGACCAATACCGATACCAGAAATGTCAAGGAGACATTGAAGCAAATCACCCGATTGGCTGAAGCCGGATGTCAAATTGTCCGGGTAGCGGTTCCCGATCAGGGAGCCGCTGCCGCCCTCAAGACAATTTGCGGTCAAAGCAGGCTGCCTGTCATTGCTGATATTCATTTCGATTATAAGCTGGCCCTGGAGGCAGTGGAAAACGGTGTCCAGGGATTGAGGATCAATCCGGGGAACATTGGTGAGAAGTGGAAGATTCGTGAGGTAATCAAGGCTGTTCAGGAGAAAGGTCTGCCGATCCGGATCGGGGTTAATGCCGGTTCCCTGGAAAAGGACCTCCTGGAGTCCCATGGAGGGCCAACAGCCGTGGGCTTGGTCGAAAGCGCTCTTCGCCATGTACGTATTCTGGAAGAAGAGGGATATGATCATTTGAAGATCTCTCTGAAAGCATCCAGTGTACCTCTGATGCTTGATGCTTACAGACAGATTGCCGGCCTGGTTCCCTATTCTCTGCACCTGGGAGTGACAGAAGCAGGAACGGTGCGTTCAGGGGTAGTCAAATCAGCGGTTGGGATAGGAACATTGCTGGCTGAAGGGATTGGAGATACAATCAGAGTATCCTTAACCGGGGATCCGGCTGCGGAAATACCGATCGCGCTGGACATCTTGCAGGTCTTAGGTCTGAGGGATAAGGGAACGGAATTGATCAGCTGTCCAACCTGTGGCAGAACCCAGGTGAATATTGAAAGGATGGCTGAGCAGGTGGAGGAAAAGCTGAGCAAGCTGCCGCCTCTGAAGAAAAAACTTTCAGTTGCCGTAATGGGATGTATTGTCAATGGTCCAGGGGAAGCAAGAGAAGCCGATATCGGTATCGCGGGAGGTAAGGGATCAGGGCTGCTTTTTCAAAAAGGTGAGATCATTGCCAGGCTCCCCGAGAAAGAACTGCTGCCGGCTTTGTTTGCCAGGATCGACGAATTTGTCAAAGATTATAGTCAGAAAGGGTTGGAAAAGGAATGA
- a CDS encoding proline--tRNA ligase, producing MRVSQLLNPTLREVPAEAEIVSHQLMLRAGFIRKVAGGVYTYLPLALRVLRKIEQIIREEMNAKGGQELLLPIVQPSELWKETKRWDIYGPEMFRLKDRHDREFCLGPTHEEVITDLVRGEVRSYKQLPLLLYQIQNKYRDERRPRFGLMRGREFIMKDLYSFDRDAEAGAESYRKMYEAYTKIFSRCGLTFRPVEADAGAIGGTGGTHEFMVLADSGEAAVVFCPACAYAANVEKAESQPADIGGNAPVEGKKEVHTPTVKTIEQLAEFLDLEKAKLIKTVVFKGDDQFLVVMVRGDREINEVKINNTLGPFINLRMAEPGEVRELFGSEPGFIGPVGLRDGITTAADLEVMKMPGAVCGANKKDYHLLNVIPGIDFKPDYVLDLRMVEAGEPCPCCGVPLQEARGIEVGQVFNLGTKYSEALKATYLDEKGQEKLCYMGCYGIGVSRTMAAAIEQNHDTNGVIWPIPIAPFECIIVPVSLKSEAVVETSEKLYAQMLEAGIEVIIDDRDERPGVKFKDADLIGYPLRINIGEKSLAEGKVELFRRKTGQMELLDIEQVMTTVMSMIKQG from the coding sequence ATGAGAGTGTCACAATTATTAAATCCCACCTTGCGCGAGGTTCCGGCAGAAGCGGAGATCGTAAGCCATCAGCTGATGCTGAGAGCCGGATTTATCCGTAAGGTTGCAGGCGGGGTATATACTTATCTTCCTCTGGCTTTAAGAGTATTAAGGAAAATTGAACAAATCATCAGGGAAGAAATGAATGCAAAGGGCGGGCAGGAGCTGTTGCTGCCCATCGTTCAGCCTTCCGAGCTCTGGAAAGAAACCAAACGCTGGGATATTTACGGCCCGGAAATGTTTAGACTGAAAGACAGGCATGATCGTGAATTCTGCCTGGGGCCAACCCATGAGGAAGTCATTACAGATTTGGTGCGCGGAGAAGTGCGTTCATACAAACAACTGCCGCTTTTACTTTACCAGATCCAGAATAAATACCGGGATGAACGGCGGCCCCGGTTCGGCCTGATGCGCGGCAGGGAATTTATCATGAAGGATCTCTATTCATTTGACCGTGATGCCGAAGCCGGTGCTGAAAGCTACCGCAAAATGTATGAGGCCTATACAAAGATATTTTCCCGCTGCGGACTGACCTTCCGCCCGGTGGAAGCGGATGCCGGAGCGATCGGCGGTACAGGAGGAACCCATGAATTTATGGTGCTTGCGGATTCGGGAGAAGCCGCCGTGGTTTTTTGTCCGGCCTGTGCGTATGCCGCTAATGTCGAGAAAGCCGAAAGTCAGCCGGCGGATATAGGGGGAAACGCTCCTGTTGAAGGAAAGAAGGAAGTACATACTCCCACAGTCAAAACGATCGAACAGCTTGCTGAATTTCTCGATCTTGAGAAGGCTAAGCTGATTAAGACCGTAGTGTTCAAAGGGGATGATCAATTTCTCGTTGTCATGGTGCGCGGGGACAGGGAGATCAATGAGGTTAAGATTAATAATACCCTTGGACCATTCATTAACCTTCGGATGGCCGAACCAGGGGAAGTGCGGGAGCTGTTCGGCTCCGAACCGGGTTTTATCGGACCGGTAGGGTTAAGGGATGGGATTACCACAGCGGCTGACCTGGAAGTGATGAAAATGCCCGGAGCGGTATGCGGGGCCAATAAAAAAGATTATCATTTGCTTAATGTTATCCCGGGCATAGATTTTAAGCCTGACTATGTTTTGGACCTGCGTATGGTCGAAGCAGGAGAACCCTGCCCCTGCTGTGGGGTGCCTTTGCAGGAAGCGCGGGGGATTGAGGTCGGGCAGGTATTTAACCTGGGCACGAAGTACAGTGAGGCGCTGAAGGCTACTTATCTGGATGAAAAAGGACAGGAAAAACTGTGCTATATGGGCTGCTATGGAATCGGAGTCAGCAGAACGATGGCCGCAGCCATCGAACAGAACCATGATACCAATGGGGTGATTTGGCCGATACCGATTGCTCCGTTTGAGTGTATTATCGTACCGGTTTCCCTGAAGAGTGAAGCTGTTGTGGAAACGTCAGAAAAGCTTTATGCCCAAATGCTTGAAGCTGGGATAGAGGTTATCATTGATGACCGTGATGAACGACCGGGAGTTAAATTTAAGGATGCCGACCTTATTGGCTATCCTTTGAGGATCAATATCGGCGAAAAATCTCTGGCAGAGGGAAAGGTCGAGCTTTTCCGGCGGAAGACCGGGCAAATGGAGCTGCTTGATATTGAACAAGTGATGACAACAGTCATGAGTATGATTAAGCAGGGATAA
- the rseP gene encoding RIP metalloprotease RseP, producing MLITVLATIFVFGLMVLIHEAGHFFVAKKSGIKVLEFAFGIGPKLFGVQRGETVYSIRILPLGGFVRFLSEEELKEESEEQKQFLWPRTFESKKYWQKASVIAAGPIMNFVLGAVLFIIVYAWYGVPAVATENIVGTVMEGQPAAAAGLGVGDKILAIDGVETPDWSSLVNIIHANPDKKLEIKIQKADSPVIVTSVITPVLDQQSGQGLIGIVPQVINQKVSVLKATQYGLTQTADFTKMIVMYLVQMVTGKVPVDLGGPVAVAQVIGEGARQGIADLLSLTGILSIQFGILNLLPIPALDGGQLAVLSYEKIRRRSISVEKKGLIQLTGFALLMALMIAVTYKDIVKIIAR from the coding sequence TTGTTGATAACAGTTCTGGCGACAATTTTTGTTTTTGGGTTAATGGTTTTGATCCACGAAGCCGGACATTTCTTTGTGGCAAAGAAATCAGGGATCAAGGTTTTAGAGTTTGCCTTTGGGATTGGTCCGAAATTATTTGGGGTACAGCGCGGGGAAACCGTCTATTCAATAAGAATTCTGCCCTTAGGCGGATTTGTGCGGTTTTTAAGCGAGGAAGAGCTGAAAGAAGAATCCGAAGAGCAAAAACAATTTCTATGGCCGAGGACCTTTGAGAGCAAAAAATATTGGCAGAAGGCTTCTGTCATCGCGGCAGGTCCGATCATGAACTTTGTCTTGGGCGCGGTTTTGTTTATCATTGTCTATGCCTGGTACGGGGTCCCTGCTGTCGCTACGGAGAACATAGTGGGAACAGTTATGGAAGGGCAGCCGGCTGCGGCGGCCGGCCTGGGGGTTGGAGACAAGATCTTGGCTATTGACGGGGTAGAGACTCCGGACTGGAGCTCTTTGGTCAACATCATTCATGCCAATCCCGACAAAAAATTGGAGATCAAAATTCAGAAAGCAGATTCTCCGGTAATTGTCACCTCAGTCATTACTCCTGTTTTGGACCAGCAGTCCGGACAGGGGCTGATCGGCATTGTGCCGCAGGTCATCAACCAAAAGGTTTCTGTCCTGAAAGCTACTCAGTATGGCCTTACCCAAACGGCCGATTTTACGAAAATGATTGTGATGTATCTGGTGCAAATGGTGACAGGTAAGGTTCCTGTCGATCTGGGAGGACCGGTGGCCGTTGCCCAGGTGATCGGGGAAGGGGCAAGACAGGGTATCGCCGATCTTTTGAGTTTGACGGGCATATTGAGCATCCAGTTCGGTATCCTGAATTTGTTGCCGATACCGGCGTTGGACGGGGGACAGCTGGCTGTGCTTTCCTATGAAAAGATTCGAAGAAGGTCGATCAGCGTGGAAAAAAAGGGGCTGATTCAACTGACCGGATTTGCCCTTCTCATGGCCTTGATGATCGCTGTGACCTATAAAGATATTGTTAAGATCATCGCAAGATAG
- the nusA gene encoding transcription termination factor NusA → MNIEFIEAVGELEKEKGISSEKLFEAIEAALVSAYKKNYSSLQNVRPQVDRNTGEIKVYARKNVVEEVDDSRQQISLEEAKKIDPNYDLNDIVEFEVTPREFGRIAAQTAKQVVVQRIREAERELIYGEYINREGDIVTGVVQRYEQRNVIVDLGKVEAVLPPSEQIPGETYQPFERIKTYVVEVKKTPKGPQVLLSRTHPGLIKRLFELEVPEIHDGFVEIKAVAREAGARSKIAVYSKDENVDPVGACVGPKGSRVQNIVNELKGEKMDIITWSQDPVEFVSNALSPAKVLGVFPRFEDKVTLVIVPDYQLSLAIGKEGQNARLAAKLTGWKIDIKNETQAYAQNIFPLDSEEYQNYDGSYADDQYDDYEEYDDYQEYDGEYAEDYEEYEEYDDEYGEYDEQYDDNEVHDNEVHDNEIRDKDTDNTQ, encoded by the coding sequence ATGAACATTGAATTCATTGAAGCTGTTGGAGAATTAGAAAAAGAAAAAGGGATTTCGTCAGAGAAATTGTTTGAAGCAATAGAAGCAGCTTTGGTTTCAGCTTATAAGAAAAACTATTCTTCCCTGCAAAATGTCAGACCGCAGGTTGACAGAAACACGGGAGAAATAAAAGTATATGCCAGAAAAAATGTTGTGGAGGAAGTAGATGATTCCAGGCAGCAAATCTCTCTGGAAGAAGCAAAAAAAATTGATCCCAATTACGATTTAAATGATATCGTTGAATTTGAGGTTACGCCCCGGGAGTTCGGCAGAATTGCGGCTCAAACTGCTAAACAAGTGGTTGTTCAGAGAATACGCGAAGCAGAGAGAGAATTGATTTATGGCGAGTATATCAACCGGGAAGGCGATATTGTGACAGGCGTTGTACAGCGTTATGAACAAAGAAATGTTATCGTTGATCTGGGGAAAGTTGAAGCAGTATTGCCTCCCTCGGAACAAATTCCCGGAGAAACTTACCAGCCTTTTGAGAGAATCAAAACGTATGTAGTAGAAGTAAAGAAAACCCCTAAAGGTCCACAGGTGCTTCTTTCCCGCACCCATCCCGGTTTGATTAAACGACTGTTTGAATTGGAAGTACCGGAAATCCATGATGGTTTTGTTGAAATCAAAGCTGTTGCCAGAGAAGCGGGAGCAAGATCAAAAATTGCGGTTTATTCCAAGGATGAGAATGTTGATCCGGTTGGGGCTTGTGTAGGACCCAAAGGAAGCCGGGTTCAGAATATTGTCAACGAACTCAAAGGCGAAAAAATGGATATTATAACGTGGTCGCAGGATCCGGTTGAATTTGTCTCCAATGCCTTGTCCCCGGCCAAGGTTCTCGGGGTATTTCCAAGGTTTGAAGATAAAGTAACTTTAGTGATTGTTCCCGATTACCAATTGTCCTTAGCAATCGGTAAAGAGGGACAGAATGCACGCCTGGCGGCTAAGCTGACAGGATGGAAAATTGATATTAAGAATGAGACTCAGGCTTACGCTCAAAATATTTTCCCCTTGGATTCTGAAGAATATCAAAATTATGACGGCAGCTATGCTGATGATCAATATGATGATTATGAAGAATATGATGATTATCAGGAGTATGACGGCGAGTATGCCGAGGATTATGAAGAATACGAGGAATATGATGACGAGTACGGGGAATATGATGAACAGTATGATGACAATGAAGTCCATGATAATGAAGTCCATGACAACGAAATCCGTGATAAAGACACCGATAATACTCAATAA
- the rimP gene encoding ribosome maturation factor RimP yields the protein MGNPVIQKVWQIVEPITEELKLELVDVEYVKEGAHWYLRVYIDKDGGVDIDDCASVSHQLSNILDSKNLIPQAYMLEVSSPGIERPLSKREDYDKYIGKLVRVHTSEQFLGYTQFSGYLKGLLDEKVILEYEGQEAAIPINIVEKAHLECEF from the coding sequence ATGGGCAATCCTGTTATCCAAAAGGTTTGGCAGATCGTTGAACCGATTACAGAGGAGCTAAAATTGGAATTGGTTGATGTTGAATATGTCAAAGAAGGCGCTCATTGGTACCTCAGGGTGTATATCGATAAGGACGGAGGGGTGGATATTGATGACTGCGCCAGTGTCAGCCATCAATTAAGCAACATCTTGGACAGTAAAAATCTGATTCCTCAAGCCTATATGTTAGAAGTATCGTCACCGGGAATTGAAAGGCCTTTGAGCAAAAGAGAGGATTATGACAAGTATATCGGTAAGCTTGTCAGGGTGCATACTTCTGAGCAATTTTTGGGATATACCCAGTTCAGCGGTTATTTGAAAGGTTTGCTTGATGAAAAGGTTATTTTGGAATATGAGGGCCAGGAAGCGGCTATTCCTATAAATATTGTAGAAAAAGCACATTTGGAGTGCGAATTTTAA
- a CDS encoding 1-deoxy-D-xylulose-5-phosphate reductoisomerase — translation MKPISILGSTGSIGTQTLDVVRKTKDSLHIKALTAGTNFRLMERQAREFQPELVVMMDENAARQLKISLADTGIKISWGIEGLIEAAVIPETDTVVTAVSGRIGLEPTLAALKQGKNIALANKETLVAAGELVMRTAAETNAEIIPVDSEHSAIFQCLNGKREEAANITLTASGGPFLNWTREELRQATAEKALKHPNWKMGAKITIDSATMMNKGLEVIEAHWLFGFSYEEIKVLIHPQSIVHSFVEFNDASILAQMGEPDMRHPIQYALSYPQRWTSAYSRLNLAGKTLTFSEPDHKMFPFLEFAYTCGKKGGTLPAVMNAANEVCVHAFLKNRIKYFDLFNLVEKVCLEHQAQKADQLAVILDTDLWARERSEELICNMIK, via the coding sequence TTGAAACCGATATCTATCCTTGGTTCAACCGGCTCAATCGGGACCCAGACTTTGGATGTTGTGCGTAAAACCAAAGATTCTTTGCACATTAAGGCACTTACCGCCGGGACCAATTTCAGGCTTATGGAAAGACAGGCCCGAGAATTTCAGCCGGAGCTTGTCGTTATGATGGATGAAAACGCGGCCAGGCAACTTAAGATTTCTCTGGCTGATACTGGGATTAAAATATCCTGGGGAATAGAAGGATTGATTGAAGCCGCTGTCATCCCCGAGACAGATACGGTGGTGACGGCGGTCAGCGGCAGGATAGGGCTGGAGCCCACTTTAGCCGCCCTCAAACAGGGTAAGAATATTGCTTTGGCCAACAAGGAAACTTTGGTTGCTGCCGGGGAATTAGTGATGCGAACGGCAGCGGAAACCAATGCTGAGATTATTCCTGTAGACAGTGAGCATTCGGCAATTTTCCAATGTCTGAATGGAAAGCGTGAAGAGGCGGCCAATATCACCCTGACAGCTTCCGGGGGGCCTTTTCTGAACTGGACAAGGGAAGAACTTAGACAGGCTACTGCTGAGAAAGCGCTGAAGCATCCCAACTGGAAAATGGGCGCTAAGATTACCATTGATTCTGCAACCATGATGAACAAAGGTTTGGAAGTGATTGAAGCCCATTGGCTGTTCGGGTTCTCCTATGAGGAGATCAAAGTGCTTATTCACCCGCAGAGTATTGTTCACTCTTTTGTGGAGTTTAACGATGCTTCAATTCTGGCTCAAATGGGTGAACCTGATATGAGACACCCGATTCAGTACGCTTTAAGCTATCCTCAACGATGGACCAGTGCTTATTCGAGATTGAACCTGGCCGGAAAAACGCTGACTTTTTCCGAGCCTGATCATAAAATGTTTCCTTTTCTGGAATTTGCCTATACTTGCGGGAAAAAGGGCGGTACATTGCCGGCAGTAATGAATGCGGCCAATGAAGTATGTGTACATGCTTTTCTGAAAAACCGCATAAAATATTTTGATCTGTTTAATCTGGTTGAAAAAGTCTGTCTGGAGCATCAGGCACAAAAAGCAGATCAGCTTGCCGTTATACTGGATACAGATCTTTGGGCAAGAGAACGTTCGGAAGAATTGATCTGTAATATGATAAAATAG
- a CDS encoding PolC-type DNA polymerase III yields the protein MSTAVKLKDIALFSQKAGLFNAKQFDPETIKLTEVEVIPEERKWILHLSACTSFTPEEISGLAEDLEKTVKGQIKIECRFERERKENTVKDHDGQEHRTKDGSVDYDDEHFRGYSDPPEDPEGWQNILCEFSEAIPALKGLINSGSLVAMNGQSLTFSVPNLVLMESLRSRQGLMTDLLERKFGVKYQICWEITEETDINETWASAEIEEQKYVEQIMAVASAEKKKDQKGSDLVIGRDFKGEAVPLRGINDEERQVIIAGEVCEAEIRRLKSGRQLFTFGITDKTNSLGCKLFLEEGQPEPNVNKGDWLRLRGPVQFDRYTTELTMMPKDIVKIPGQVRMDTAEVKRVELHLHTKMSEMDAVSSAQSLVRRAALWGHQAIAITDHGVVQAFPDAVESAEKSGIKVILGMEGYLIEDDPQSQGYYHVIILAKNQTGLNNLYQLVTGSHIEHFYRRPRISKSQLKKYREGLIIGSACEAGELMRAVLRQASWEDLKKIASFYDYLEIQPTGNNQFLIPKGEIRDEEGLRDLNRTIVKLGDELGKPVAATCDVHFLDAEDEVFRRILMAGKGYEDADTQAPLYFRTTDEMLEEFSYLGEDKAYEVVVTNTVAIAEGIENLKPFPDGFFEPKIEGAAERIKEMALKKAAEQYGDPLPDTVAKALQKELHSIIGNGFAVLYLIAHLLVKKSNEDGYLVGSRGSVGSSLVATMTGITEVNPLPPHYHCTNPSCLYSEFLTDGSAGSGVDLPDKTCPRCGLELSKDGHDIPFETFLGFKGDKVPDIDLNFSGEYQPRAHKYTEEIFGKENVFRAGTISTVAEKTAFGFVKNYLDERSIKYNQTELNRLVRGCAGVKRTTGQHPGGLMVIPKECDVYNFTPLQKPANDSKTETITTHFDYHSISGRLVKLDILGHDDPTMIKMLEDFTGIDAQEIRLDDERTLSLFSSPEALGVKAEDIGSNTGTFGVPEFGTKFVRQMLEDTKPKTFSHLVRISGLSHGTNVWLGNAQDLVLNGTADISQIIACRDDIMVYLIQKGLDPQKAFKIMEQVRKGKGLKADDVEEMLQFNVPQWYIDSCQKISYMFPKAHAVAYVMMAFRIAWFKLNCPEAFYAAFFTVRAEEFDAEMICQGLDHCKKIAAEMAGFGNKATQKEKGLLTILELAIEMYCRGISLRKVDLWESDATTFQITDTGILPPFSSIQGLGETAANSLVALRRENKIRSVEDMQTFGKISKPVVEVLQKHGCLNGLPERNQLSLF from the coding sequence GTGTCGACTGCCGTAAAACTGAAAGATATCGCACTCTTTTCGCAAAAAGCAGGCTTGTTCAATGCCAAACAATTTGATCCAGAGACAATCAAGCTTACAGAGGTGGAGGTTATTCCGGAGGAAAGGAAATGGATTCTCCACCTTTCCGCATGCACGTCATTTACACCGGAAGAGATTTCCGGGTTGGCGGAGGATCTGGAGAAGACGGTAAAAGGCCAAATAAAGATAGAATGCCGATTTGAACGGGAGAGGAAAGAAAATACCGTTAAAGATCATGACGGACAGGAGCATAGGACAAAGGACGGTTCGGTTGATTACGATGACGAGCATTTTAGAGGATACAGCGATCCTCCGGAGGATCCCGAAGGCTGGCAGAATATTCTCTGTGAGTTCTCAGAAGCTATCCCGGCCTTAAAGGGATTGATCAATTCCGGCTCTCTGGTTGCGATGAATGGCCAAAGCCTGACTTTTTCAGTTCCCAATCTGGTGCTGATGGAGTCTTTGCGATCCAGGCAGGGCTTAATGACGGATCTTTTGGAAAGAAAGTTTGGGGTTAAATATCAAATTTGCTGGGAAATCACTGAAGAGACCGATATTAATGAAACATGGGCTTCGGCAGAGATCGAAGAGCAAAAATATGTCGAACAAATCATGGCGGTTGCTTCTGCCGAGAAAAAGAAGGATCAAAAGGGATCAGATCTTGTTATCGGAAGAGATTTTAAAGGCGAAGCAGTGCCCTTACGAGGGATCAATGATGAAGAAAGGCAGGTTATTATTGCGGGCGAAGTCTGTGAAGCGGAAATCCGCAGGCTCAAAAGCGGACGCCAGCTCTTTACCTTCGGCATCACGGATAAGACCAACTCTCTCGGATGCAAACTCTTTCTGGAGGAAGGGCAGCCGGAGCCTAATGTTAATAAAGGGGACTGGCTGCGCTTGCGGGGGCCGGTTCAATTTGACAGGTATACAACAGAGCTGACCATGATGCCTAAAGACATCGTTAAAATACCTGGGCAGGTCAGAATGGATACGGCAGAAGTCAAGCGGGTCGAGCTGCATCTTCATACCAAGATGTCGGAGATGGATGCCGTGTCTTCGGCCCAGAGTCTGGTGCGAAGAGCAGCACTGTGGGGACATCAGGCGATTGCCATTACCGATCATGGAGTGGTCCAGGCATTCCCCGATGCTGTGGAAAGTGCGGAAAAATCAGGAATTAAAGTGATCTTGGGAATGGAAGGTTATTTGATTGAGGATGATCCCCAAAGCCAAGGCTACTACCATGTGATCATTTTAGCTAAAAACCAGACAGGCTTAAACAATTTATATCAACTTGTTACCGGTTCTCATATTGAGCATTTTTACCGCAGGCCAAGAATCAGTAAGTCTCAGCTCAAGAAATACCGTGAAGGTCTGATCATCGGGTCAGCCTGTGAAGCCGGCGAGCTTATGCGGGCGGTACTTCGTCAAGCCTCATGGGAAGATTTGAAAAAGATAGCTTCTTTTTACGATTATCTGGAAATTCAGCCGACAGGAAACAATCAATTTTTAATCCCTAAAGGGGAGATTAGAGATGAAGAGGGACTGCGGGATCTGAACCGTACTATTGTAAAATTGGGTGACGAGTTAGGTAAACCTGTGGCTGCCACTTGTGATGTTCACTTTCTTGATGCTGAAGATGAAGTGTTTCGCAGAATTCTGATGGCCGGCAAAGGGTATGAGGATGCGGATACCCAGGCCCCCCTTTACTTCAGGACGACCGATGAAATGCTGGAGGAATTTTCTTACTTAGGCGAAGACAAGGCTTATGAAGTGGTTGTGACAAATACTGTGGCAATCGCTGAAGGAATCGAAAATCTCAAACCCTTTCCCGATGGCTTCTTTGAACCTAAAATCGAGGGGGCGGCGGAACGGATTAAAGAAATGGCTTTGAAAAAAGCCGCTGAACAATATGGCGATCCTTTACCGGATACAGTTGCCAAAGCATTGCAAAAAGAACTTCATTCCATTATCGGGAATGGTTTTGCCGTTTTATATTTGATCGCCCACCTGCTTGTGAAGAAATCCAATGAGGATGGATACCTGGTGGGATCAAGGGGTTCCGTAGGCTCCTCACTGGTTGCTACCATGACGGGGATCACCGAGGTTAATCCACTGCCTCCTCATTATCATTGCACAAATCCCTCGTGCCTTTATTCAGAGTTTTTGACCGATGGTTCGGCAGGCTCAGGGGTTGACCTTCCGGACAAAACTTGTCCTCGCTGCGGTCTTGAATTGAGTAAAGACGGGCATGATATTCCTTTTGAAACCTTTCTGGGATTTAAGGGAGACAAGGTTCCGGATATTGATCTGAATTTTTCCGGCGAATATCAACCGCGAGCCCACAAGTACACCGAAGAAATTTTCGGCAAAGAAAATGTTTTTCGGGCAGGAACGATTTCCACTGTCGCAGAAAAAACAGCTTTTGGGTTTGTCAAGAATTATTTGGACGAGAGAAGCATAAAATATAACCAAACAGAGCTGAACAGACTTGTCCGGGGATGCGCCGGTGTAAAAAGAACGACCGGCCAGCATCCGGGAGGCTTGATGGTCATTCCAAAGGAATGTGATGTTTATAATTTCACTCCCCTGCAAAAACCGGCTAACGATTCCAAGACAGAAACAATCACCACGCACTTTGATTACCACTCCATTTCCGGAAGACTGGTCAAGCTGGACATTTTGGGTCATGATGATCCGACGATGATCAAGATGCTTGAAGATTTTACAGGGATAGACGCCCAAGAAATCAGACTGGATGATGAGAGAACCCTGTCTCTTTTTTCTTCACCGGAAGCTTTGGGTGTCAAGGCTGAAGACATTGGCAGCAATACAGGGACATTTGGGGTACCGGAATTTGGGACTAAATTTGTCCGACAAATGCTGGAGGACACCAAGCCTAAAACATTTTCTCATCTGGTCCGGATTTCCGGTCTTTCACACGGTACAAATGTTTGGCTGGGAAATGCTCAGGATCTCGTTCTAAACGGGACTGCCGATATCTCTCAGATTATTGCCTGCCGTGATGATATTATGGTCTATCTGATTCAAAAAGGTCTTGATCCTCAAAAAGCGTTTAAAATCATGGAACAGGTACGGAAGGGAAAAGGTCTGAAAGCTGATGATGTCGAAGAAATGCTGCAATTTAATGTACCTCAGTGGTATATTGATTCCTGTCAGAAGATCAGCTATATGTTTCCGAAAGCCCATGCGGTTGCTTATGTCATGATGGCTTTTAGGATAGCCTGGTTTAAATTGAATTGTCCGGAAGCCTTTTATGCCGCTTTTTTCACGGTCAGAGCAGAGGAATTTGATGCAGAGATGATTTGCCAGGGACTGGATCACTGTAAAAAAATAGCGGCTGAGATGGCAGGCTTTGGGAATAAAGCCACACAAAAGGAAAAGGGTCTGCTGACGATTCTGGAACTGGCGATAGAGATGTATTGCCGGGGGATCTCCCTGAGGAAGGTTGACCTTTGGGAATCAGATGCGACAACGTTTCAAATTACGGACACAGGCATCTTGCCGCCATTCTCATCTATTCAGGGTTTGGGGGAGACAGCGGCCAATTCCTTGGTCGCCCTGCGCCGGGAAAATAAGATCAGATCGGTTGAAGACATGCAAACCTTCGGAAAAATATCTAAACCAGTTGTTGAAGTGCTGCAAAAGCACGGTTGTCTCAATGGGCTGCCGGAAAGAAATCAGCTTTCTTTGTTTTAA